The Tenrec ecaudatus isolate mTenEca1 chromosome 14, mTenEca1.hap1, whole genome shotgun sequence genome contains a region encoding:
- the LOC142425668 gene encoding olfactory receptor 4K13-like: MMTTGKQMERHNHTSVSEFILLGLTESRDLQILFFIFFSIVYIAIVLGNLTIIFVVKLDPQLHSPMYFLLANLSFIDMSLASFATPKMICNLISDYKAISYDGCMTQMFFLHLLGGSEMMLLVAMAIDRYVAICKPLHYKSIISHRVCIGLAILSWTTGFVHTMSQMVFTVTLPFCGPNVVDSFFCDLPRVIKLACTDTYILELLVIADSGVLSLFCFIFLLISYSIILINVQHRSSSGSSKALSTLSAHITVVVLFFGPCIFIYVWPFSSISIDKILSVFYTIFTPLLNPIIYTFRNKDMKKAMKKIKGKHGSSRSTF; the protein is encoded by the coding sequence ATGATGACAACAGGCAAACAAATGGAAAGACATAACCACACCTCCGTGTCTGAGTTTATTTTGCTGGGACTCACAGAGTCTCGAGATTTACAGatcttatttttcatatttttttccaTTGTATACATAGCCATTGTTTTAGGGAACCTCACCATTATCTTTGTAGTGAAATTGGACCCTCAATTGCACTCCCCCATGTACTTTCTACTGGCCAACCTCTCCTTTATCGATATGTCATTGGCCTCTTTTGCTACTCCTAAGATGATCTGTAACTTAATAAGTGACTATAAGGCCATATCTTATGACGGCTGCATGACCCAGATGTTTTTCCTTCACCTTTTAGGTGGAAGTGAGATGATGTTGCTTGTAGCCATGGCAATTGATAGATATGTTGCCATATGCAAACCTCTCCATTACAAAAGTATCATAAGCCATCGTGTTTGCATTGGGCTTGCAATTCTTTCCTGGACCACTGGCTTTGTGCACACTATGAGTCAAATGGTCTTCACTGTGACTTTACCATTCTGTGGACCCAATGTCGTGGACAGCTTTTTTTGTGATCTACCTCGGGTCATCAAACTTGCTTGCACTGACACTTACATCTTGGAGCTTTTGGTCATTGCTGACAGTGGAGTGCTCTCTTTGTTCTGTTTCATCTTTCTGCTCATCTCCTATAGCATCATTCTGATTAATGTCCAGCATCGCTCCTCCAGTGGGTCTTCTAAGGCTCTGTCCACTCTTTCCGCCCACATCACAGTAGTGGTACTCTTCTTCGGACCTTGTATCTTCATCTATGTGTGGCCATTCAGCAGTATTTCCATAGACAAGATCCTatctgtgttttatacaatttttACACCCCTTTTAAATCCAATCATCTACACATTCAGAaataaagacatgaaaaaagcaaTGAAAAAGATAAAGGGCAAGCATGGAAGTTCCAGATCAACTTTTTGA
- the LOC142426692 gene encoding olfactory receptor 4L1-like, translated as MNLRNTSVVTEFILLGFSGPWELQVFFFVTFSLIYGATLMGNSLIIGTVTFSSALRSPMYFLLGNLSFLDLCLSTVTTPKMITDLLAEHKTISLWGCMAQMFFMHFFGGAEMTLLIAMAFDRYVAICKPLHYTTIMSHRLLSALVVLSWTIGFIHTMSQMVLTVNLPFCGHNVIDNIFCDLPLVIKLACIETYTLELFVIADSGLLSLICFILLLVSYTVILVTVRQRSSGGLSKALSTLSAHIIVVTLFFGPCIFIYAWPFKNFSGNKILAVFYTVITPLLNPLIYTLRNQKMQEAMKKLHSQHVGSTETL; from the coding sequence ATGAATCTTAGGAATACATCCGTCGTGACTGAGTTTATTTTACTAGGCTTCTCTGGGCCATGGGAACTCCAGGTTTTCTTCTTTGTGACGTTCTCCTTGATCTACGGGGCCACTCTTATGGGAAACAGTCTCATCATTGGCACAGTGACCTTTAGTTCCGCCCTTCGATCACCcatgtacttcctccttggaaacCTCTCTTTCCTGGACTTGTGTCTCTCCACCGTTACCACACCCAAGATGATCACAGACTTGCTTGCTGAACACAAGACCATTTCTTTGTGGGGCTGCATGGCCCAGATGTTCTTTATGCACTTCTTTGGGGGTGCTGAGATGACGCTGCTGATAGCCATGGCCTTTGACAGGTACGTGGCCATCTGCAAACCCTTGCACTACACGACTATCATGAGCCACAGGCTGCTGAGTGCCCTTGTGGTACTGTCATGGACAATTGGCTTCATCCATACCATGAGCCAGATGGTATTAACAGTGAACTTGCCTTTCTGTGGCCACAATGTCATAGACAACATATTTTGTGACCTTCCCCTTGTGATCAAGCTTGCTTGTATTGAAACATACACCCTGGAGCTATTTGTCATCGCGGACAGTGGGCTGCTCTCATTGATCTGTTTCATCCTCCTGCTCGTTTCCTACACTGTGATCCTGGTCACAGTCAGACAGAGGTCATCTGGAGGGCTCTCCAAGGCCCTCTCCACATTGTCGGCCCACATCATTGTGGTCACTCTCTTCTTTGGACCTTGTATCTTTATTTATGCCtggccatttaaaaatttttcaggAAATAAAATCCTTGCTGTATTTTATACTGTTATCACTCCTTTACTGAATCCTCTTATTTATACCTTAAGAAATCAAAAAATGCAAGAGGCTATGAAAAAATTACATTCTCAACATGTCGGCTCCACAGAGACTTTATAA
- the LOC142426279 gene encoding olfactory receptor 4L1-like — MDLRNTSVVTEFILLGFSGPWELQVFFFVTFSLIYGATLMGNSLIIGTVTFSSALRSPMYFLLGNLSFLDLCLSTVTTPKMITDLLAEHKTISLWGCMAQMFFMHFFGGAEMTLLIAMAFDRYVAICKPLHYTTIMSHRLLSALVVLSWTIGFIHTMSQMVLTVNLPFCGHNVIDNIFCDLPLVIKLACIETYTLELFVIADSGLLSLICFILLLVSYTVILVTVRQRSSGGLSKALSTLSAHIIVVTLFFGPCIFIYAWPFKSFSGNKILAVFYSVITPLLNPLIYTLRNQKMQEAMKKLHSQHVGSTETF, encoded by the coding sequence ATGGATCTTAGGAATACATCCGTCGTGACTGAGTTTATTTTACTAGGCTTCTCTGGGCCATGGGAACTCCAGGTTTTCTTCTTTGTGACGTTCTCCTTGATCTACGGGGCCACTCTTATGGGAAACAGTCTCATCATTGGCACAGTGACCTTTAGTTCCGCCCTTCGATCACCcatgtacttcctccttggaaacCTCTCTTTCCTGGACTTGTGTCTCTCCACCGTTACCACACCCAAGATGATCACAGACTTGCTTGCTGAACACAAGACCATTTCTTTGTGGGGCTGCATGGCCCAGATGTTCTTTATGCACTTCTTTGGGGGTGCTGAGATGACGCTGCTGATAGCCATGGCCTTTGACAGGTACGTGGCCATCTGCAAACCCTTGCACTACACGACTATCATGAGCCACAGGCTGCTGAGTGCCCTTGTGGTACTGTCATGGACAATTGGCTTCATCCATACCATGAGCCAGATGGTATTAACAGTGAACTTGCCTTTCTGTGGCCACAATGTCATAGACAACATATTTTGTGACCTTCCCCTTGTGATCAAGCTTGCTTGTATTGAAACATACACCCTGGAGCTATTTGTCATCGCGGACAGTGGGCTGCTCTCATTGATCTGTTTCATCCTCCTGCTCGTTTCCTACACTGTGATCCTGGTCACAGTCAGACAGAGGTCATCTGGAGGGCTCTCCAAGGCCCTCTCCACATTGTCGGCCCACATCATTGTGGTCACTCTCTTCTTTGGACCTTGTATCTTTATTTATGCCTGGCCATTTAAAAGTTTTTCAGGAAATAAAATCCTTGCTGTATTTTACAGTGTTATTACACCCTTACTGAATCCTCTTATTTATACCTTAAGAAATCAAAAAATGCAAGAGGCTATGAAAAAATTACATTCTCAACATGTTGGTTCCACAGAGACCTTCTAA